The proteins below are encoded in one region of Cyanobacteriota bacterium:
- the nusG gene encoding transcription termination/antitermination protein NusG yields MSKLKAKTGERGWFVVQTASGHENKVKGHIEKRISTMEVQNRIFNVVIPERTVVKVNKSGKRVERKEKEYPGYVLVEMLLDELTWATVREAPGVLGFIGEKNKPTTLSESEVRRILRKNQLLEDPKLGEKADIDFKIGETVKIQAGPFEDFIGEVAEINEERMTLKINVIVFGRSTPTEVPVNHVSKVS; encoded by the coding sequence ATGAGTAAGTTAAAAGCAAAAACTGGTGAAAGAGGATGGTTTGTTGTACAAACAGCAAGCGGCCACGAAAATAAAGTCAAAGGACATATTGAGAAGCGTATTAGTACGATGGAAGTTCAAAATCGTATTTTCAATGTTGTAATCCCGGAAAGAACTGTTGTCAAAGTCAACAAATCCGGCAAGCGTGTTGAAAGAAAAGAAAAAGAATATCCTGGATATGTTTTAGTTGAAATGCTTTTGGATGAACTTACTTGGGCTACTGTAAGAGAAGCGCCTGGAGTACTTGGTTTCATCGGAGAGAAAAACAAACCGACTACCTTAAGTGAAAGTGAAGTAAGAAGAATTCTTCGTAAAAATCAATTGCTAGAGGATCCTAAGCTTGGTGAAAAAGCTGATATAGATTTCAAAATTGGTGAGACTGTTAAGATACAGGCTGGTCCCTTTGAAGACTTTATTGGTGAAGTTGCTGAGATTAATGAAGAACGTATGACCCTTAAAATCAACGTGATTGTTTTTGGAAGATCTACTCCTACAGAGGTTCCTGTGAACCACGTAAGCAAAGTTAGTTAG
- the secE gene encoding preprotein translocase subunit SecE, protein MNKEDKKDKSEFMKWLTEDDAPEIGIASKEPLPDYLRGVKTEFNKIEWPSKEQVQNEFTTVVIIVAIISAIVYFIDIGLDKVVDTIKGI, encoded by the coding sequence ATGAACAAAGAAGATAAAAAAGACAAGTCAGAATTCATGAAATGGCTGACAGAGGATGATGCGCCTGAAATCGGTATCGCCAGCAAGGAGCCACTGCCCGATTATTTGCGTGGTGTCAAAACAGAATTTAACAAGATCGAATGGCCCAGTAAAGAGCAAGTTCAGAATGAATTTACTACTGTGGTGATTATCGTTGCGATTATTTCAGCGATAGTTTATTTCATTGATATAGGTTTAGACAAGGTTGTAGATACAATCAAGGGAATATAG
- a CDS encoding glycosyltransferase family 1 protein: MKIALFTETFLPQINGVVRTLEKIIMHLENNGHEVLLITIGDDHCEELYSKTRVLRIKGIKFALYKELYLVEPEDKWLRKLLVMDLMHTPFSLLQTLIPSKHSIVKNALAEFQPDLVHLATPATLGAIGMYYVDEMKLPCLATFHTDLAAYAPMYQLPYVEEIINAITKLIYSRTDRILCPSPSTQKQLEDIGLKNIGVLGRGVDHSLYTPKKRKKQVWMNYGLDPEKRTILYVGRLAEEKSIPELIDAFLEIKREIQDIQLVLIGDGPAREQLEIRLNEYTKDFAFTGIKKGEELAELYASADIFAFPSRTETFGQVVLEAMASGLPVIGYDSPGVRDLILDQESGLLCDVFYGDFRDAIEKLLKDPAQVERFGQKARELSLERSWHKILDGLVDEYTKLVKVYV; this comes from the coding sequence ATGAAAATAGCTTTATTTACCGAAACTTTTTTGCCACAGATTAACGGAGTCGTCAGAACTCTTGAAAAGATTATTATGCACTTGGAAAACAATGGGCATGAAGTTCTGTTGATTACAATTGGTGATGATCATTGTGAAGAGCTTTATTCTAAGACACGTGTTCTAAGAATAAAGGGAATCAAGTTTGCTCTTTATAAAGAACTATATTTAGTTGAACCTGAAGATAAATGGTTACGTAAGTTACTAGTGATGGATTTAATGCATACACCGTTTTCTCTTTTGCAAACTTTGATACCCAGTAAACATAGTATTGTGAAAAATGCACTTGCCGAATTTCAACCTGATTTGGTACATCTTGCAACGCCTGCTACTTTAGGTGCTATCGGTATGTATTACGTCGATGAAATGAAACTCCCATGTTTGGCTACTTTTCATACTGACCTTGCTGCTTACGCGCCGATGTACCAGTTACCTTATGTTGAAGAGATTATTAATGCGATCACTAAATTGATTTATAGTAGAACTGATAGGATACTTTGTCCTAGCCCGAGTACTCAAAAACAACTTGAAGATATTGGATTGAAAAACATTGGAGTTTTGGGTCGTGGGGTGGATCATAGCCTCTACACACCGAAGAAACGCAAGAAGCAAGTCTGGATGAATTATGGTCTTGATCCAGAGAAACGTACGATACTTTATGTTGGAAGATTGGCTGAAGAGAAATCTATTCCTGAGTTGATAGATGCCTTTCTTGAAATCAAAAGAGAGATTCAGGATATTCAATTGGTTTTGATTGGAGATGGTCCAGCTCGAGAACAACTTGAAATTCGTTTGAATGAATACACAAAGGATTTTGCATTTACGGGAATCAAGAAAGGCGAAGAGCTTGCAGAGCTTTATGCATCTGCTGATATTTTTGCTTTTCCTTCTCGCACCGAGACTTTTGGTCAAGTTGTGCTTGAAGCTATGGCTTCTGGTTTACCTGTTATTGGTTATGATTCACCTGGTGTTAGAGATTTAATTCTCGACCAAGAATCAGGCTTGCTCTGTGATGTTTTTTATGGTGACTTTAGGGATGCTATTGAGAAATTGCTTAAAGACCCTGCTCAAGTAGAGCGCTTTGGACAAAAAGCTCGCGAATTAAGTCTCGAACGATCATGGCACAAAATCCTTGATGGTTTAGTTGATGAATATACTAAGCTCGTCAAAGTTTACGTATAG